From the genome of Malus sylvestris chromosome 6, drMalSylv7.2, whole genome shotgun sequence, one region includes:
- the LOC126627307 gene encoding GDP-Man:Man(3)GlcNAc(2)-PP-Dol alpha-1,2-mannosyltransferase-like isoform X3 has translation MVNSSWTQSHIEKLWNIPTRTKRVYPPCDTSGLQALSLERPVEPAKFISVAQFRPEKAHGLQLEAFAVAIRKLDAHLPKPKLQFVGSCRNKADEDRLQHIFFQVG, from the exons ATGGTTAATTCGTCCTGGACTCAGTCCCATATCGAAAAGCTCTGGAACATTCCCACACGGACTAAGCGGGTCTACCCTCCTTGTGACACTTCTGGACTTCAG GCGCTTTCGTTGGAAAGGCCAGTTGAACCGGCAAAATTTATATCTGTTGCTCAGTTTCGACCAGAGAAG GCACATGGTCTCCAACTTGAGGCCTTTGCAGTTGCCATACGAAAATTAGATGCACACTTGCCCAAACCTAAGCTTCAGTTTGTGGGTAGCTGTCGGAATAAGGCAGATGAGGACAGATTGCAACATATATTCTTTCA GGTTGGATGA
- the LOC126627307 gene encoding GDP-Man:Man(3)GlcNAc(2)-PP-Dol alpha-1,2-mannosyltransferase-like isoform X2, giving the protein MVNSSWTQSHIEKLWNIPTRTKRVYPPCDTSGLQALSLERPVEPAKFISVAQFRPEKAHGLQLEAFAVAIRKLDAHLPKPKLQFVGSCRNKADEDRLQHIFFQTLIHT; this is encoded by the exons ATGGTTAATTCGTCCTGGACTCAGTCCCATATCGAAAAGCTCTGGAACATTCCCACACGGACTAAGCGGGTCTACCCTCCTTGTGACACTTCTGGACTTCAG GCGCTTTCGTTGGAAAGGCCAGTTGAACCGGCAAAATTTATATCTGTTGCTCAGTTTCGACCAGAGAAG GCACATGGTCTCCAACTTGAGGCCTTTGCAGTTGCCATACGAAAATTAGATGCACACTTGCCCAAACCTAAGCTTCAGTTTGTGGGTAGCTGTCGGAATAAGGCAGATGAGGACAGATTGCAACATATATTCTTTCA AACTTTAATCCACACCTAA
- the LOC126627307 gene encoding GDP-Man:Man(3)GlcNAc(2)-PP-Dol alpha-1,2-mannosyltransferase-like isoform X1, producing MVNSSWTQSHIEKLWNIPTRTKRVYPPCDTSGLQALSLERPVEPAKFISVAQFRPEKAHGLQLEAFAVAIRKLDAHLPKPKLQFVGSCRNKADEDRLQHIFFQYVPSSQVNNILSAQLFTCEL from the exons ATGGTTAATTCGTCCTGGACTCAGTCCCATATCGAAAAGCTCTGGAACATTCCCACACGGACTAAGCGGGTCTACCCTCCTTGTGACACTTCTGGACTTCAG GCGCTTTCGTTGGAAAGGCCAGTTGAACCGGCAAAATTTATATCTGTTGCTCAGTTTCGACCAGAGAAG GCACATGGTCTCCAACTTGAGGCCTTTGCAGTTGCCATACGAAAATTAGATGCACACTTGCCCAAACCTAAGCTTCAGTTTGTGGGTAGCTGTCGGAATAAGGCAGATGAGGACAGATTGCAACATATATTCTTTCAGTACGTACCTTCCTCGCAAGTCAACAATATTCTTTCAGCTCAATTGTTTACTTGCG AACTTTAA
- the LOC126627471 gene encoding proline-rich extensin-like protein EPR1: MALTRAMLFLTMSLAVVAPTSSTPSTPITMAPSPMTMMAPPPMSMMTPPPMMTPPPMMMPPPMMTPPPMMTPPPMMMPPPMMTPPPMMTPPPMMTPPPMMTPMMTPPPMMTPPPMMTPSPMMMPPTPTQNSGFVHGSSMALVAFLGGLALLF; the protein is encoded by the exons ATGGCCCTCACACGTGCCATGCTTTTCCTCACAATGTCACTTGCTGTTGTAGCACCGACATCTTCCACCCCATCAACGCCCATCACCATGGCACCTTCGCCGATGACTATGATGGCACCACCGCCAATGTCTATGATGACGCCGCCGCCTATGATGACGCCGCCGCCTATGATGATGCCGCCGCCTATGATGACGCCGCCGCCTATGATGACGCCACCGCCTATGATGATGCCGCCGCCTATGATGACGCCGCCGCCTATGATGACGCCACCGCCTATGATGACGCCGCCGCCTATGATGACGCCTATGATGACGCCGCCGCCTATGATGACGC CGCCGCCTATGATGACGCCATCGCCTATGATGATGCCACCAACCCCAACTCAAAACTCAGGTTTTGTGCATGGAAGTAGCATGGCCTTGGTGGCATTCTTGGGTGGACTTGCACTACTTTTTTAA